From the Peromyscus leucopus breed LL Stock chromosome 8b, UCI_PerLeu_2.1, whole genome shotgun sequence genome, one window contains:
- the Ca4 gene encoding carbonic anhydrase 4, producing MQLLLALLALAYAVSSTAGADWCYEIQAKEPNSHCQRPADWTGDCQKTHQSPINIITTEAQENPDLKPFTFTGYNQKKKWIVKNDGHSVKMMLGDGIFIAGGDLSTQYQAVQLHLHWSQDEDQGSEHTIDGKHFAMEMHVVHEKGTSSNEVQDSKDKNAVLAFMVEVGDEANEGFQPLVEALSHISIPNTNTTMKESRLQDMLPKEEKLVHYFRYLGSLTTPNCDETVVWTVFKEPIKLHKDQFLQFSNKLYYDKDQKLNMKDNVRPLQRLGNRQVFKSHAPGQLLPLSLPTLLVPTLTCLVASFLQ from the exons ATGCAGCTGCTTCTTGCTCTGTTGGCGCTGGCGTACGCAGTCAGCTCTACCGCAG gcGCAGACTGGTGCTATGAGATTCAAGCCAAGGAGCCCAACAGCCACTGCCAGA GACCTGCCGACTGGACTGGGGACTGTCAGAAGACCCACCAGTCCCCCATCAACATCATCACCACTGAGGCACAGGAGAACCCCGACCTGAAGCCTTTCACCTTCACTGGCTATAACCAGAAGAAGAAGTGGATAGTTAAGAACGATGGACACTCAG TGAAAATGATGTTGGGGGACGGAATCTTCATTGCTGGAGGAGACCTGTCTACACAGTACCAAGCTGTACAGTTGCACCTTCACTGGTCACAGGATGAGGACCAGGGCTCAGAACACACCATTGATGGGAAACACTTTGCCATGGAG ATGCACGTCGTCCATGAGAAGGGGACATCGAGCAACGAGGTGCAGGACTCCAAGGACAAGAATGCAGTGCTGGCATTCATGGTTGAG GTGGGAGATGAGGCGAATGAGGGCTTCCAGCCGCTGGTGGAGGCACTGTCCCATATCTCCATACCCA ATACAAACACCACCATGAAGGAGAGCAGGCTGCAGGACATGCTTCCTAAGGAGGAGAAACTGGTTCACTACTTCCGTTACCTGGGCTCCCTGACCACACCAAACTGTGACGAGACGGTCGTCTGGACTGTGTTCAAGGAACCCATTAAGCTCCACAAGGACCAG TTCCTGCAGTTCTCAAACAAGCTCTACTATGACAAAGATCAGAAGCTGAATATGAAGGACAACGTGAGGCCCCTGCAGCGGCTGGGAAACCGCCAGGTGTTCAAGTCCCACGCCCCAGGACAGCTGCTGCCCTTGTCCCTGCCCACCCTGTTGGTCCCCACACtc